The following proteins are co-located in the Shouchella hunanensis genome:
- a CDS encoding quinone oxidoreductase family protein translates to MLTVRMNEQAGIVVEEMNKPEPKGFEVRVNVVMSSLNFADLKVVSASKPGQLGIDLVGVVDQVGEHVTKVRVGDRVIAFPKTSGHAEYAIANEQLVYRIPATLSWEQAAASPIVVFLSYFLTKEIVPLSHEDSIIVHAASGGVGTTLIQLAKRTGLKTIIGTVGSLDKAEAAYRAGASHVCTYQSFKNDTWAITEGKGVSVIFDSIAGHVTEDSLHVLAHFGTLIQFGNASGQKSYVSNEDLHKSCRSIKGFSFGTMRAFKPDRVEKAASKVLDLLAEGTVKTEIDRVFSLTEAKNAYRYFQTRKHQGKILLKMNH, encoded by the coding sequence ATGCTTACTGTAAGGATGAATGAGCAAGCGGGTATAGTCGTGGAAGAAATGAATAAACCAGAACCTAAAGGCTTTGAGGTAAGAGTGAACGTCGTAATGTCGAGCTTAAATTTTGCTGATCTAAAAGTCGTTTCTGCAAGTAAGCCAGGTCAGTTAGGAATCGATCTTGTTGGGGTTGTTGACCAAGTAGGGGAACATGTAACGAAGGTACGTGTCGGTGATCGCGTTATAGCGTTTCCGAAGACGAGTGGTCATGCGGAGTATGCGATTGCCAATGAACAGTTAGTATACCGTATTCCAGCTACACTATCATGGGAGCAAGCTGCGGCATCGCCAATTGTTGTGTTTTTAAGCTATTTTCTTACTAAAGAGATTGTACCACTATCGCATGAGGATTCTATTATTGTACATGCGGCATCTGGCGGCGTCGGTACAACGCTTATTCAATTAGCAAAGCGTACAGGATTAAAAACGATTATTGGTACGGTTGGGTCTTTGGATAAAGCGGAAGCAGCTTACCGAGCGGGAGCTAGTCATGTGTGTACCTATCAGTCATTTAAGAATGATACATGGGCTATCACAGAAGGCAAAGGCGTCTCCGTTATCTTTGATAGTATTGCAGGGCATGTAACAGAGGATAGTTTACACGTGCTCGCTCATTTCGGGACGTTGATTCAGTTCGGGAATGCAAGTGGTCAGAAAAGTTATGTATCAAACGAAGATTTACATAAAAGCTGTCGTTCAATAAAAGGATTTAGTTTTGGAACCATGAGAGCGTTTAAACCTGATAGAGTAGAGAAAGCTGCGAGTAAAGTGCTAGATCTTCTTGCAGAAGGTACAGTAAAGACAGAGATTGATCGAGTCTTTTCCCTGACTGAAGCGAAGAATGCATATCGTTATTTTCAAACTCGTAAACACCAAGGAAAGATACTTCTTAAGATGAACCACTAA
- a CDS encoding LURP-one-related/scramblase family protein translates to MDFFIKQRVFSFRDQFTVFNREKKPVYKVGGKFFSIGDQLAITTSEGVPVLQIKQHVFSLMPRYSIANDEKELCVVSKKMSFLRARYEIEPLGWTIEGSLFDHHYAVKDGTTTIMTVEKEWLSWGDTYHLHVGEPRHETISVALMIVLDMVHHQKSKNQSAP, encoded by the coding sequence ATGGATTTTTTCATTAAACAGCGGGTTTTTTCATTTCGGGATCAGTTTACAGTGTTCAATAGGGAAAAAAAGCCCGTTTACAAAGTAGGCGGGAAGTTTTTCTCTATTGGGGATCAGCTGGCGATTACGACTAGTGAAGGTGTGCCGGTGCTTCAAATTAAGCAGCATGTCTTTTCGCTTATGCCGCGTTATTCGATTGCGAATGATGAAAAAGAATTATGTGTTGTCTCTAAAAAGATGAGTTTCCTTCGTGCGCGCTATGAAATTGAACCACTTGGATGGACGATCGAGGGAAGTCTATTTGATCATCATTATGCGGTTAAAGATGGGACTACAACCATTATGACGGTTGAGAAAGAGTGGTTAAGTTGGGGTGATACATATCATTTGCATGTGGGTGAACCAAGGCATGAAACGATAAGTGTTGCGCTGATGATTGTGCTAGATATGGTCCATCATCAAAAAAGTAAAAACCAATCTGCCCCTTAA